The Arctopsyche grandis isolate Sample6627 chromosome 10, ASM5162203v2, whole genome shotgun sequence genome window below encodes:
- the LOC143918053 gene encoding kelch-like protein 24, with amino-acid sequence MFVVKAMSNFAAKRVKYLYEAMQQDKKCDTNFTVRGRNFPAHLIVLMACSEFFGTNETKVAGIFSDFDDEVIVAILKYCYTGEIKIRVKYHKKLLELANRLEVKIPPQFKRVNKSNCLKVLKSTGDSELLKKAMDLTLENFETLHKTQGFLNLPVSNVIEILKSDDLNVYYEEHVFNAVKLWVNHNDANRRKELAQLMRSVRLSLLPVEFIVSEVMTFCQSCAECMTILRPAIKERNDKSFIPRETPRRKIQKMALVGGWNIDLANSIDIFDGLKNSWTLFKNIGINKYDFASVLVGDWIVTIGGGNSSGESVTSVEYIDMKNGQKQPLNPLNKARWLFSAVTLRRGSSTEVYAIGGNDDDYLPLSSVERWSSNTGDWEIIAPLLVAVSHHSASVIDDKIYIAGGFTEENGEWTSTNKVQMYSVETNYWTYRAQMIQRRESHSSVAFKGKLYVAGGYAEQPINILNSVEHYDPNANVWTAFTELPQPANGISLCCFQNKLFSMGGFDGSYLSDVWEYDETNKSWKASKSLSRTRYKAVAHVIPYDSII; translated from the exons ATGTTCGTAGTGAAGGCGATGTCCAATTTTGCTGCAAAACGGGTGAAGTATTTGTATGAGGCCATGCAACAAGATAAGAAATGCGACACCAATTTTACTGTTCGAGGCCGAAA CTTCCCCGCGCACTTGATCGTTCTAATGGCGTGTAGCGAATTCTTTGGGACAAACGAAACTAAAGTAGCGGGGATTTTTTCAGATTTTGACGACGAAGTCATCGTAGCAATCCTGAAGTATTGTTACACTGGAGAAATAA agaTAAGAGTAAAATACCACAAGAAATTACTGGAGCTAGCCAACCGACTTGAAGTGAAAATTCCACCACAATTTAAAAGAGTCAACAAATCCAATTGTCTGAaagttttgaaatcaactggagattctgaattattaaaaaaggcAATGGATTTGACTCTGGAAAACTTCGAGACG CTGCACAAAACTCAAGGTTTTCTCAATCTGCCGGTCTCCAACGTGATCGAAATCTTGAAATCGGATGATTTGAACGTGTATTACGAAGAACACGTATTCAATGCTGTGAAATTGTGGGTAAATCATAATGATGCGAACCGTAGAAAAGAATTGGCACAGCTGATGAGATCCGTGAGGTTATCCTTGCTGCCGGTGGag tttatCGTCAGTGAAGTAATGACGTTCTGTCAATCGTGTGCAGAGTGTATGACCATTCTTAGACCAGCAATTAAAGAGAGGAATGATAAATCTTTCATCCCAAGAGAGACCCCTcgtagaaaaatacaaaaaatggcACTGGTTGGGGGATGGAATATTGAT CTGGCAAACTCCATCGATATATTTGACGGATTAAAGAACAGTTGGACTCTATTcaaaaatattggaattaataaatatgattttgcgTCTGTCCTCGTGGGGGATTGGATCGTTACCATCGGCGGAGGGAATTCTTCAGGGGAATCAGTGACTTCA gtgGAATACATTGATATGAAAAACGGTCAAAAACAACCATTGAATCCGTTAAATAAAGCTCGTTGGCTTTTCTCAGCAGTGACACTTCGTCGCGGTTCGTCCACGGAGGTCTACGCCATTGGCGGTAATGATGATGACTATTTACCTCTATCTTCAGTGGAAAG GTGGAGCAGCAACACTGGGGATTGGGAGATCATCGCTCCATTGCTGGTGGCAGTTAGTCATCATAGTGCTTCTGTCATCGacgataaaatatacatagcagGCGGATTTACAGAGGAAAATGGAGAATGGACATCCACGAATAAAGTGCAGATGTATTCAGTGGAGACCAATTATTGGACTTACCGCGCTCAGATGATTCAGCGAAGAGAAAGCCATTCG AGCGTCGCATTTAAAGGGAAACTTTACGTCGCTGGTGGATATGCCGAACAaccaattaatattttaaacagtGTGGAGCATTACGATCCGAATGCAAATGTGTGGACTGCATTCACCGAACTACCGCAACCTGCTAATGGAATCAGTCTCTgctgtttccaaaataaactgtttagcatgg GTGGA